In Burkholderiales bacterium, the genomic stretch GGCCGGTCCTGCCGCCCTGGTCTTTGCTGCTTTCAGCCATGGCCTGTGCCCAGTCCACCCAGCGCCATTTCCGCCGCCCGCAGCACGGCCCGCGCCTTGTTGTTGGTTTCCGCCCATTCGTTTTCCGGCACCGAATCGGCAACGATGCCCGCGCCCGCCTGCACGTGGAGGGTGCCCGCCTTCACCACCGCGGTGCGGATGGCAATGGCGAGATCCATGTCGCCATTGAAGCCGAGATAGCCCACGGCCCCGGCGTAAATGCCCCGCTTGCTGGGCTCCAGCTCGTCGATGATTTCCATGGCGCGCACCTTGGGCGCCCCGCTCACCGTGCCCGCGGGGAAGGTGGCGCGCAGTACATCCATGGCGTCGAGACCGGGTTTAAGCTTCCCTTCCACGTTGGAGACGATGTGCATGACGTGGGAGTAGCGTTCGATGACCATGTTCTCGGTCACCCGCACGCTGCCCGTCTGCGCCACCCGCCCCACATCGTTGCGCCCCAGGTCCATGAGCATGAGGTGCTCGGCCCGTTCCTTGGGATCGGCAAGCAGCTCCTCCCCGAGTCTTTCGTCCTCCTCGCGGGTGGCGCCCCGCGGGCGGGTGCCGGCGATGGGCCGCACGGTCACGGTGTCGCGCTCGAGGCGCACCAGGATTTCCGGCGAGGCGCCCACGACGTGGAAGTCGCCAAAATCACAGTGGAACATGTAGGGCGAAGGGTTGAGGCTGCGCAGCGCCCGGTAGAGGTTGATGGGGGGCGCGGGGAAACGCTGCGTCAGGCGTTGCGAAAGCACCACCTGCATGATGTCGCCCTCGAAGATGTAACGCTTGGCACGCTCCACCGCCTGTTTGAAGGCGGCCTCGCCGAATTCGGAGACGGCCTGCGCCCGCGGAAAGACGGGGGTGGGCGGCGGCGTCAGGGGTGCTGCCAGCGCCGCCTCCAGGGTTGTGAGCCGCTCAAGCGCCTGCGCATAGGCGCCGGGCTGCCGCGGATCGGCATAGACGACGATGTACAGCCGGCCCATGACGCTGTCCACCACCACCAGCTCCTCCGAGAGCAAAAGCAGGATGTCCGGTGTGCCGATGGGGTCGGGTTTGTTCACCCCGGCGAGTTTTTTCTCGATGTAGCGGACGGTGTCGTAGCCGAAATAGCCCACCAGCCCGCCGGCGAAGCGGGGCAGGCCGGGGCGTTCCGCCACCCGCAGCCGCTTCCGGTAGGCTTCGATGAAGGCAAGGGGATCG encodes the following:
- the trpE gene encoding anthranilate synthase component I encodes the protein MTEDEFLALGRQGYNRVPLVRETLADLDTPLAVYLKLANQPYSYLFESVQGGERFGRYSFIGLPARVRIVVRGHEVCVEDEAGLIEREECADPLAFIEAYRKRLRVAERPGLPRFAGGLVGYFGYDTVRYIEKKLAGVNKPDPIGTPDILLLLSEELVVVDSVMGRLYIVVYADPRQPGAYAQALERLTTLEAALAAPLTPPPTPVFPRAQAVSEFGEAAFKQAVERAKRYIFEGDIMQVVLSQRLTQRFPAPPINLYRALRSLNPSPYMFHCDFGDFHVVGASPEILVRLERDTVTVRPIAGTRPRGATREEDERLGEELLADPKERAEHLMLMDLGRNDVGRVAQTGSVRVTENMVIERYSHVMHIVSNVEGKLKPGLDAMDVLRATFPAGTVSGAPKVRAMEIIDELEPSKRGIYAGAVGYLGFNGDMDLAIAIRTAVVKAGTLHVQAGAGIVADSVPENEWAETNNKARAVLRAAEMALGGLGTGHG